The proteins below come from a single Rhodanobacter sp. LX-99 genomic window:
- a CDS encoding MFS transporter, whose product MKAKPELSFWQIWNMCFGFLGIQFGFALQTADVSRIFQTLGASLEQIPVLWIAAPITGLIVQPIVGHLSDRTWTRLGRRRPYFLVGAVLASLSLLWMPNASELWIAAALLWLMDASINVSMEPFRAFVGDQLPVRQRPLGYSMQSFFIGIGAVVASAMPWLLARFGFGNVAPDGGIPDTVKYSFYAGGAVLLGAVLWTVLSTREYAPEQLRAFDPVPIDEQDPRATGGTRSGIAWAMAGVAGAVLVGHYHLQQELYLLAGGLLAYGVSLLWLARTRSRGMLAQVLGDLRAMPDVMRRLAWVQLFSWFALFAMWIYATAAVTQVHFGSGDPRSAAYNDGANWVGVLFAAYNGFAALAALAIPLMVRRWGLRASHLVNLWLGGAGLLSFLLIRDPHWLLLSMLGVGFAWASILSLPYAMLSDSVPSAKMGVYMGIFNFFIVIPQLVAASVLGQLLKLFFHGQPMWALALGGASLLVAGLCTLRVRIAL is encoded by the coding sequence ATGAAGGCAAAACCCGAACTGTCGTTCTGGCAGATATGGAACATGTGTTTCGGATTCCTCGGCATCCAGTTCGGCTTTGCGCTGCAGACGGCGGACGTCAGCCGCATCTTCCAGACACTCGGCGCGTCGCTGGAGCAGATCCCGGTGCTGTGGATCGCCGCGCCGATCACCGGGCTGATCGTGCAGCCGATCGTCGGGCATCTGTCCGACCGCACCTGGACGCGGCTGGGGCGCCGGCGTCCGTATTTCCTGGTCGGCGCGGTGCTTGCCTCGCTGTCCCTGCTGTGGATGCCGAATGCGTCGGAGCTGTGGATCGCGGCGGCCCTGCTGTGGCTGATGGATGCGTCGATCAATGTCTCGATGGAGCCGTTCCGCGCCTTTGTCGGCGACCAGCTTCCGGTTCGCCAGCGTCCGCTGGGTTACTCGATGCAGAGCTTCTTCATCGGCATCGGGGCAGTGGTTGCCTCCGCCATGCCCTGGCTGCTGGCCAGGTTCGGATTCGGCAATGTCGCGCCGGATGGCGGCATTCCGGACACGGTGAAGTATTCGTTCTACGCCGGCGGCGCGGTCCTGTTGGGCGCGGTGCTGTGGACCGTGCTCAGCACGCGCGAATATGCGCCCGAGCAGTTGCGGGCATTCGACCCCGTGCCGATCGACGAACAGGATCCACGCGCCACGGGCGGCACGCGCAGCGGAATCGCCTGGGCCATGGCCGGTGTGGCCGGCGCCGTGCTGGTCGGCCACTATCATCTGCAGCAGGAACTCTACCTGCTGGCCGGCGGGCTCCTGGCGTATGGCGTTTCGCTGCTGTGGCTGGCGCGGACCCGCAGCCGCGGCATGCTCGCGCAGGTGCTCGGCGACTTGCGCGCGATGCCCGACGTGATGCGCCGGCTGGCATGGGTGCAGCTGTTCTCGTGGTTCGCGCTGTTCGCGATGTGGATCTACGCCACCGCCGCGGTCACCCAGGTGCATTTCGGCAGCGGCGATCCGCGCTCGGCGGCGTACAACGACGGGGCCAACTGGGTCGGCGTGCTGTTTGCCGCCTACAACGGCTTTGCCGCACTCGCCGCGTTGGCCATCCCGCTGATGGTGCGCCGCTGGGGGTTGCGTGCCAGCCATCTGGTCAACCTGTGGCTGGGCGGCGCGGGGCTGCTTTCCTTCCTGCTCATCCGCGATCCGCACTGGCTGCTGCTGTCGATGCTCGGGGTCGGCTTTGCCTGGGCGTCGATCCTGTCGCTGCCTTACGCCATGCTGTCCGACAGCGTGCCGTCGGCCAAGATGGGCGTGTACATGGGCATCTTCAATTTCTTCATCGTCATTCCGCAGCTGGTGGCCGCGAGCGTGCTGGGCCAACTGCTGAAGCTGTTCTTCCACGGCCAGCCGATGTGGGCGCTGGCGCTGGGCGGGGCGAGCCTGCTGGTCGCCGGGCTGTGCACGCTGCGCGTGCGGATCGCGCTCTGA
- a CDS encoding alcohol dehydrogenase catalytic domain-containing protein yields the protein MSAGIASGPALIADGRGGFAIGTIEVEPPGPGEVRVAIAAAGICHTDHASLHWPGPLVMGHEGAGHVEQVGEGVRGLEPGQPVLLNWAIPCGRCFQCARGAATLCERTHELDVPRLGNSRAHAGATRWHGRPIERSFHLGTFARHTLVRAEAVTPLPAELPVDVACILGCAVMTGVGSAVNVAAVAPGASVAVLGCGGVGLNVIQGARIGGARIIIAIDRVQARLERARELGATHLLPAADDDPQHAQLVAAVRALTEGRGVDHAFEATGTAALALLPLQLARNGGDALQVSGAHGTATFELPQLFWNKRYMAPLYGDCVPDRDFPRLFDWVARGRLELASLVSHRYPMDALGRAFDDMLAGRSMKGVLRIA from the coding sequence ATGAGCGCCGGCATCGCCAGCGGGCCGGCGCTCATCGCCGACGGCAGGGGCGGATTCGCGATCGGGACGATCGAGGTCGAGCCGCCCGGCCCGGGCGAAGTGCGCGTCGCCATCGCTGCGGCCGGCATCTGCCATACCGACCATGCCTCGCTGCACTGGCCCGGCCCGCTGGTGATGGGCCACGAGGGTGCCGGGCATGTCGAACAGGTCGGCGAGGGCGTGCGCGGACTCGAGCCAGGGCAACCGGTGCTGCTGAACTGGGCGATCCCCTGCGGCAGATGCTTCCAGTGCGCCCGTGGCGCCGCGACCCTGTGCGAGCGGACCCACGAACTCGACGTGCCGCGGCTGGGCAACAGCCGTGCCCACGCCGGCGCGACACGCTGGCATGGGCGCCCGATCGAGCGCTCGTTCCACCTCGGGACATTCGCGCGGCATACGCTGGTGCGCGCCGAGGCGGTGACGCCGTTGCCGGCGGAGCTGCCGGTGGACGTGGCCTGCATCCTCGGCTGCGCGGTGATGACCGGCGTCGGTTCGGCGGTGAACGTGGCTGCGGTCGCGCCGGGCGCGTCGGTGGCGGTGCTGGGTTGCGGCGGGGTAGGGCTCAACGTGATCCAGGGCGCGCGGATCGGCGGCGCCCGCATCATCATCGCCATCGATCGCGTGCAGGCCCGGCTCGAGCGCGCCCGCGAGCTGGGCGCCACCCACCTGCTGCCGGCCGCCGACGACGATCCGCAGCATGCGCAGCTGGTCGCCGCGGTACGCGCGCTGACCGAAGGCCGCGGCGTGGATCATGCCTTCGAAGCCACCGGCACGGCCGCGCTCGCCCTGCTGCCGCTGCAGCTTGCGCGCAACGGTGGCGACGCGCTGCAGGTCAGCGGCGCGCACGGAACGGCCACGTTCGAACTGCCGCAGCTGTTCTGGAACAAGCGCTACATGGCGCCGCTGTATGGCGACTGCGTGCCCGACCGCGATTTCCCGCGCCTGTTCGACTGGGTCGCCCGTGGCCGGCTCGAACTCGCCTCGCTGGTCAGCCATCGCTATCCGATGGACGCGCTGGGCCGCGCCTTCGACGACATGCTGGCCGGGCGCAGCATGAAAGGAGTGTTGCGCAT
- a CDS encoding phytanoyl-CoA dioxygenase family protein has product MTLDLARPYLLSERQVADFRRDGFIKLKDVFNADELRHYGEEITRLTIALNTQTLPLEQRSTYDRAFLQVMNLWEESERVREFVSGRRLAGLAAALLQVDGVRLYHDQSLYKEPGGGITPAHADQYYWPVDSDRTITAWVPLQAVPQEMGPLAFFAGSQAVEFGRDLGISDESERAITANMEAQGFRVVDEPFALGEVSFHLGWTFHRAGPNRSARPRSVMTVIYMDRDMKLKAPSNAMQQADWERWCPGAKVGAVIDTPKNPLLFERAT; this is encoded by the coding sequence ATGACGCTCGACCTTGCTCGACCTTACCTTCTGTCGGAACGGCAGGTCGCCGATTTCCGCCGCGACGGTTTCATCAAGCTCAAGGACGTGTTCAACGCCGACGAGCTGCGCCACTACGGCGAAGAAATCACGCGACTGACCATCGCGCTGAATACCCAGACGCTGCCGCTGGAGCAGCGCAGCACCTACGACCGCGCCTTCCTGCAGGTGATGAACCTGTGGGAGGAAAGCGAACGGGTGCGCGAATTCGTGTCCGGCCGCCGCCTCGCCGGCCTGGCCGCGGCGCTGCTGCAGGTCGACGGCGTGCGCCTGTATCACGACCAGTCGCTGTACAAGGAGCCGGGCGGCGGCATCACGCCGGCGCATGCCGACCAGTACTACTGGCCGGTCGACAGCGACCGCACGATCACGGCATGGGTGCCGCTGCAGGCGGTGCCGCAGGAGATGGGGCCGCTCGCGTTCTTCGCCGGCAGCCAGGCGGTGGAGTTCGGCCGCGACCTGGGCATCTCCGACGAGAGCGAGCGGGCGATCACGGCGAACATGGAGGCGCAGGGTTTCCGCGTGGTGGACGAGCCTTTCGCGCTGGGCGAGGTGAGCTTCCACCTCGGCTGGACCTTCCATCGCGCCGGCCCGAACCGCTCGGCGCGGCCGCGTTCGGTGATGACCGTGATCTACATGGATCGCGACATGAAGCTGAAGGCGCCCAGCAACGCCATGCAGCAGGCGGACTGGGAGCGCTGGTGTCCCGGCGCGAAAGTCGGCGCGGTCATCGACACGCCGAAGAATCCGCTGTTGTTCGAACGCGCGACATGA